Sequence from the Candidatus Deferrimicrobium borealis genome:
CCCCAAAACAGGACGAACGTCAAAAAATTGGCGCTCCGTAACTAGTAAATAACACAAAAGATTAGGGGTCACCGGGTGTTCCCGGTGACCTCTTTTCCCCGGCTTCGGATCAAGCGGCCGGGGGTTCGAATCCCTCAGGGCGCGCCATACCGGACGAAACTGGGCACTACTGGGAGGAAACAATTTCGATTCTGTGACTATTACAACCAACTTTCACGTTCCGCAGCTGTGAAGTCGTCAACCTTTTTCATGGGGCGGCAACGACACCGCGTAACTTGGCCCGCTCGATTGCGGACTTGACGAGCCCCGCTGCCTTCGCCTCTTCGACGAACTTTTCGACGTACAAAGCGGCTGCGGCGTTGCGCCCCTTGGGCACGCCCATCCCGATCGGTTCGACGAGGATCCGACCGTCGAGAACTCGCGAGCCCGGGCGGCTCCCGGCTTCGGTGAAGAGTGCTGTCTTAGTTGCGGCAATCACGTCGGCCTTTCCGTCATCCAGCAGGGCGTAGTTTTCGGGGATGCTTTTGATGCGGACTAGCGTCGCATTCTTCAGCGTGCGTGAAAGATAGAGGTCGGCGCCGGATTTTTCGAGTACTCCGATCCGGATCCCGGCCTTGTCGACGTCCGACGCCGTGGCGATAGAGACGCCGGCGCGGACAAGGTAGCCCGTTTCGACTTCCATGTAAGGGGCCGAGAAATCCATCGCCGCCGCGCGCTCGGCATTGATTCCGATCAGCGCGACGTCCCATGCGCCGGACTTCGCGCCGCCGATCAGCGCGGGAGGGTTAGGATAGACGACTGGATAGAAACGCTTTCCTTCTAACTTTTCTATCCCGGTTT
This genomic interval carries:
- a CDS encoding transporter substrate-binding domain-containing protein, with protein sequence MGGAKSGAWDVALIGINAERAAAMDFSAPYMEVETGYLVRAGVSIATASDVDKAGIRIGVLEKSGADLYLSRTLKNATLVRIKSIPENYALLDDGKADVIAATKTALFTEAGSRPGSRVLDGRILVEPIGMGVPKGRNAAAALYVEKFVEEAKAAGLVKSAIERAKLRGVVAAP